A single region of the Vagococcus teuberi genome encodes:
- a CDS encoding SDR family NAD(P)-dependent oxidoreductase — MLSVKTLKNKLVLITGASSGLGEAIAYEAAKKNASLILCARNVDKLQKVARTAQSMTRGTVMIKQLDISDYTSVENLVSYLDKEEIVIDVLVNNAGVGIFKPFIDTKQEDIELMFSVNVLGLMTLTQKIALRMIENKKGHVINIASQAGKIATPKSSVYAATKFAVLGFSNALRLELKPFGIHVLTVNPGPMRTAFFDTADPTGEYLKQVSGFVTEPEKLAKKVVDNFGKSKREINTPWIMEVGSIGYTLFPRLGDFLAGGLFNKK; from the coding sequence ATTTTGTCAGTAAAAACTTTAAAAAATAAACTGGTTTTAATTACTGGTGCTTCTAGTGGATTGGGTGAAGCAATCGCTTATGAAGCAGCTAAAAAAAATGCGTCACTAATACTTTGTGCTAGAAATGTAGACAAGTTGCAAAAAGTCGCAAGGACTGCGCAATCTATGACTCGTGGAACTGTTATGATAAAACAGCTTGATATTAGTGATTATACAAGTGTTGAAAACTTAGTGAGCTATCTTGATAAAGAAGAGATAGTTATTGATGTCCTTGTTAATAATGCTGGAGTTGGAATCTTTAAGCCGTTTATTGATACAAAACAAGAAGACATTGAGTTAATGTTTTCAGTTAATGTGTTAGGACTTATGACTCTAACACAAAAAATTGCTTTAAGAATGATTGAAAACAAAAAAGGGCATGTGATCAATATTGCGTCTCAAGCTGGAAAAATAGCGACACCAAAATCGAGTGTCTATGCTGCTACGAAGTTTGCCGTGCTTGGCTTTTCAAATGCATTACGTTTAGAATTAAAACCATTTGGGATTCATGTTTTAACAGTCAATCCAGGACCAATGAGAACAGCCTTTTTCGATACAGCAGATCCAACAGGTGAGTATTTGAAACAAGTATCAGGCTTTGTCACAGAACCAGAAAAACTTGCGAAAAAAGTAGTTGATAACTTTGGAAAATCCAAAAGAGAAATCAACACACCTTGGATTATGGAAGTAGGTAGCATTGGTTATACACTATTTCCAAGGTTAGGGGATTTTTTAGCAGGTGGATTGTTTAATAAAAAGTAA
- the rnz gene encoding ribonuclease Z translates to MELQFLGTGAGVPAKQRNVTSIALKLLDERNEVWLFDCGEGTQQQILNTTIRPRKIAKIFVTHLHGDHILGLPGLISSRSFQGGTDKLEIYGPKGIKDYIELSLKISDTHLKYPIKFIEIEKEGLIFDDKTFSVYCDYLDHRIECFGYRVVEKDYPGELNVQKLRDENVMPGPIYKKIKDGEIVTLEDGRTIDGKDYLGPDIKGRVVTILGDTRTHPNCYTLAEGADVLVHESTFSASEGKLARNYYHSTSLQAATVAKKANAKQLFLTHISARYLGRQALELQTEAQTVFKNSTIVKDFDVFDIPLVK, encoded by the coding sequence ATGGAACTACAATTTTTAGGAACAGGTGCAGGTGTACCTGCCAAACAACGTAATGTGACAAGCATTGCTTTAAAGTTATTAGATGAAAGAAACGAAGTATGGTTATTTGATTGTGGAGAAGGCACGCAGCAACAGATTTTAAATACAACCATTCGACCTCGAAAAATTGCTAAAATATTTGTGACACATTTACATGGTGATCATATATTGGGATTACCTGGTTTAATCAGCAGTCGGTCATTTCAAGGTGGAACAGATAAACTTGAAATATATGGTCCTAAAGGAATCAAAGACTATATTGAGTTGAGTCTGAAGATATCTGACACACATTTAAAATACCCGATTAAATTTATCGAAATTGAAAAAGAAGGACTTATTTTTGATGACAAGACATTTAGTGTGTATTGTGATTATTTGGACCATCGAATTGAGTGCTTTGGGTATCGTGTTGTTGAAAAAGATTATCCAGGGGAATTAAACGTTCAGAAATTACGTGACGAAAACGTCATGCCAGGTCCAATTTATAAAAAAATTAAAGATGGTGAAATCGTTACTTTAGAAGATGGTCGTACTATTGATGGAAAAGACTACTTAGGACCAGATATTAAGGGCCGAGTTGTGACGATTCTTGGTGATACAAGAACGCATCCGAATTGTTATACATTAGCTGAAGGAGCAGATGTTTTGGTGCATGAAAGCACATTTAGTGCATCAGAAGGTAAACTTGCCCGTAATTATTATCATTCAACGAGTTTACAGGCAGCAACTGTAGCGAAAAAAGCAAATGCTAAACAGTTATTTTTAACTCATATCAGTGCCCGGTATTTAGGAAGACAAGCTTTAGAATTACAAACTGAAGCACAAACTGTTTTTAAAAATTCAACCATAGTTAAAGATTTTGATGTATTTGATATTCCTTTGGTAAAATAA
- the obgE gene encoding GTPase ObgE, with protein sequence MSMFLDQVTIDVKAGNGGDGMVAFRREKYVPDGGPAGGDGGRGGSIIFQVDEGLRTLMDFRYNRHFKATPGEHGMSKGMHGRGAEDTYVSVPPGTVVRDVETGQVLGDLLVKGQTLLVAKGGRGGRGNIRFATPRNPAPEISENGEPGQERKLELELKVLADVGLVGFPSVGKSTLLSIVSKARPKIGAYHFTTIVPNLGMVTTSDGRSFVMADLPGLIEGASEGVGLGTQFLRHIERTRVILHVVDMSGMEGRDPFEDYLLINKELESYDLRLMERPQLIVANKMDMPEAEENLVEFKKKLAELKTDEWEDDIKIFPISGVTQQGVAPLLNATADLLEVTPEFPLYFEDEEEEDVVNYTFKEDEPEFTVSREDDATWVLSGDKLEKLFVMTNFDREESTMKFARQLRGMGVDETLRTMGAKDGDLVRIKDFVFEFVD encoded by the coding sequence ATGTCCATGTTTTTAGATCAAGTAACGATTGACGTAAAAGCCGGTAATGGTGGAGACGGTATGGTGGCATTTAGACGAGAAAAATATGTTCCAGACGGTGGACCAGCTGGTGGAGATGGTGGTCGTGGTGGAAGTATTATATTTCAAGTAGATGAAGGTCTACGTACGTTAATGGATTTTAGATACAATCGACATTTTAAGGCAACTCCTGGTGAGCATGGTATGAGTAAAGGCATGCATGGTAGAGGGGCTGAAGATACATATGTCAGCGTTCCCCCAGGTACAGTCGTAAGAGATGTTGAAACAGGTCAAGTTTTAGGTGATTTGTTAGTTAAAGGGCAAACACTTTTAGTGGCTAAAGGTGGACGTGGTGGACGTGGAAACATTCGTTTTGCAACACCAAGAAATCCAGCACCTGAAATATCTGAAAATGGTGAACCAGGTCAAGAAAGAAAACTAGAATTAGAATTAAAAGTTTTAGCAGATGTAGGGTTAGTAGGATTTCCTTCAGTTGGAAAATCAACGCTATTATCTATCGTATCAAAAGCTAGACCAAAAATCGGTGCATATCATTTTACAACGATTGTCCCAAACTTAGGGATGGTCACAACAAGTGATGGGCGTAGTTTTGTTATGGCAGATTTACCAGGACTGATCGAAGGGGCTTCAGAGGGTGTTGGTTTAGGAACCCAATTTTTACGTCATATTGAAAGAACTCGCGTAATTTTACATGTGGTAGATATGAGTGGAATGGAAGGGCGAGATCCATTTGAAGACTATTTATTGATTAATAAAGAGTTGGAATCTTATGATTTACGTTTAATGGAAAGACCGCAACTTATTGTTGCTAATAAAATGGATATGCCAGAAGCAGAAGAAAATTTGGTTGAATTTAAGAAAAAATTAGCTGAGTTAAAAACAGATGAATGGGAAGATGATATTAAAATATTCCCAATATCAGGTGTGACGCAACAAGGTGTGGCACCGTTACTAAATGCTACAGCAGATTTATTAGAAGTAACGCCAGAATTTCCTCTTTACTTTGAAGATGAAGAAGAGGAAGATGTGGTTAACTATACATTCAAAGAAGATGAACCAGAGTTTACTGTCTCTCGTGAAGATGACGCAACTTGGGTCTTATCAGGTGATAAATTAGAAAAACTATTTGTTATGACAAACTTTGATAGAGAAGAAAGTACCATGAAGTTTGCTCGTCAGCTACGTGGCATGGGTGTTGATGAAACACTTCGAACTATGGGAGCAAAAGATGGCGATTTAGTTCGCATCAAAGACTTTGTATTTGAATTTGTTGACTAA
- a CDS encoding class I SAM-dependent methyltransferase — protein sequence MFKEYGPLSTMMYQKTKAVGQSLDGDIDYYYDFLQDVKGSILEAGVGTGRVLIPLLEKGLNVEGVDVSEDMLSQCKKNMEAYSVSTFVYQQDLFDLSLNQEYEAIIMPTGSFCLLEKDRIEKVLKGFYHCLSCKGKVILDLIVPNDFKKGKITQSKIDLSNTETIIYTHYDESIDWISQQTTSIDKYELINEGKVVETEYSHFTLYWYGLKEFEWLIQSLGFKLIKYDDGYNRGVPGIVTAILEKQDE from the coding sequence ATGTTTAAAGAGTATGGTCCTCTTAGCACAATGATGTATCAGAAAACAAAAGCAGTCGGTCAATCCTTGGATGGTGATATTGACTATTATTACGATTTTTTACAAGATGTGAAGGGAAGTATTCTGGAAGCTGGTGTTGGAACAGGCCGGGTTCTTATTCCATTATTAGAAAAAGGACTAAATGTTGAAGGCGTTGATGTGTCGGAAGACATGTTATCACAATGCAAAAAAAATATGGAGGCATATTCTGTGTCAACATTTGTTTATCAACAAGATTTGTTTGACTTATCATTAAATCAAGAATATGAAGCGATTATTATGCCGACTGGAAGTTTTTGCTTATTAGAAAAAGATAGAATAGAAAAAGTTTTAAAGGGATTTTATCACTGCTTAAGTTGTAAGGGGAAAGTGATTTTAGATTTAATTGTCCCGAATGATTTTAAAAAAGGAAAAATCACACAATCTAAAATTGATTTATCTAATACTGAGACTATTATATATACTCATTACGATGAATCCATCGACTGGATTAGTCAACAAACAACCTCTATTGACAAGTATGAATTAATAAATGAAGGTAAAGTAGTTGAAACAGAGTATTCCCATTTTACTTTATATTGGTATGGTTTAAAAGAATTTGAGTGGTTGATACAGTCATTAGGATTTAAATTAATTAAATATGATGATGGATACAATCGAGGCGTTCCGGGTATTGTGACTGCGATATTGGAAAAACAAGATGAATGA
- a CDS encoding peptidylprolyl isomerase, producing MKKQQLLLASTTLLLSLALFSACGNNDSAKKDTATSKTEQSTAASSTATSESVDINSLELPQLSTEVAKDEDLVEMVTTEGSIKIKLFPKIAPKAVENFMTHAKDGYYNGLIFHRVINDFMIQGGDPEGNGTGGSSIWDKPFEDEFSNQLYNLRGALSMANSGANTNGSQFFIVQNSDDMSDGLLAEDVPAKIIDAYKKGGAPHLDGKHTVFGQVIEGMDVVDKIAKSETGENDKPKKDIKIEKINILQEATE from the coding sequence ATGAAGAAACAACAATTGTTATTAGCGTCAACAACTCTTCTTTTATCATTGGCTTTGTTTTCAGCTTGTGGTAATAACGATTCAGCAAAAAAAGACACTGCAACAAGTAAAACAGAACAATCAACAGCTGCTTCAAGTACAGCAACTTCAGAATCCGTAGATATTAATTCTTTAGAGCTACCACAATTATCAACAGAAGTAGCAAAAGACGAAGACTTAGTTGAAATGGTGACAACTGAAGGATCAATTAAAATTAAATTGTTCCCTAAAATTGCACCAAAAGCAGTTGAAAACTTTATGACACACGCTAAAGATGGATACTATAATGGACTTATTTTTCATCGTGTAATAAATGATTTCATGATTCAAGGTGGAGATCCTGAGGGAAATGGTACTGGCGGTTCAAGTATTTGGGATAAACCATTTGAAGATGAATTTTCAAATCAATTGTATAACTTAAGAGGTGCTCTATCTATGGCAAACTCTGGTGCAAATACAAATGGCAGTCAATTCTTCATCGTTCAAAATAGCGATGATATGTCTGATGGATTGTTAGCTGAAGATGTGCCTGCAAAAATCATCGATGCTTATAAAAAAGGCGGCGCACCTCACCTAGATGGAAAGCATACTGTATTCGGCCAAGTTATAGAGGGTATGGACGTTGTAGATAAAATTGCAAAATCCGAAACAGGAGAAAATGATAAACCGAAAAAAGATATCAAAATCGAAAAAATCAATATCTTACAAGAAGCAACTGAATAA
- the mvk gene encoding mevalonate kinase, whose protein sequence is MAPKQFGIGQSHGKIILLGEHAVVYNYPSIAIPFPKTSIQTIVKKAIQEPTISCDFYTGLLGDMPELLDSLKEAIHLSLKTLNQKSYPLDITINSSIPAERGMGSSAAVAVATIRGIFDYFDVSLTQEKLLDLVNTSEKIAHGNPSGLDALMTSSSTPYYFKKGQLEVPLHMMLSAYLVVADTGETGQTKEAVESISHKLKGNTKEHTLALIHTLGSLPDKGRIALESDRAKELGSYMSQAHQILKELGVSSPSLNRLVDAAMTHGALGAKLTGGGRGGCMIALAMDKKSAHEIAQTLKDFGAKQTWVYEMSDHL, encoded by the coding sequence ATGGCACCAAAACAATTCGGAATTGGACAATCTCATGGTAAAATTATTCTACTAGGTGAACATGCAGTAGTTTATAATTATCCATCGATTGCTATACCTTTTCCTAAAACATCGATTCAAACAATTGTCAAAAAAGCAATCCAAGAACCAACTATTTCGTGTGATTTTTACACTGGATTATTAGGTGACATGCCTGAGTTATTAGATAGCTTAAAAGAAGCGATTCATCTCAGTTTAAAAACATTAAATCAAAAATCCTACCCATTAGACATTACCATTAACAGCTCAATTCCTGCTGAAAGAGGAATGGGGTCAAGTGCTGCAGTTGCTGTTGCAACCATTAGAGGGATTTTTGATTACTTTGACGTGTCATTAACACAAGAAAAACTACTTGATTTAGTAAATACTTCTGAAAAAATTGCTCACGGAAATCCAAGTGGACTGGATGCTCTAATGACCAGTTCTTCAACTCCTTACTATTTTAAAAAAGGACAGTTGGAAGTTCCTCTTCACATGATGTTGAGTGCTTATCTTGTCGTAGCAGATACTGGTGAAACAGGACAAACAAAAGAAGCGGTTGAAAGCATTAGCCATAAACTAAAAGGAAACACTAAAGAGCATACACTTGCACTAATCCATACATTAGGATCTTTACCAGACAAAGGACGAATCGCTTTAGAATCAGATCGTGCTAAAGAACTTGGTTCCTACATGTCTCAAGCACACCAAATTTTAAAAGAATTGGGTGTGTCCAGTCCATCATTAAATAGACTAGTTGATGCTGCCATGACTCACGGCGCACTTGGTGCAAAACTAACCGGTGGCGGACGCGGTGGATGTATGATAGCATTAGCAATGGATAAAAAATCAGCTCATGAAATTGCCCAAACGTTAAAAGATTTTGGTGCAAAACAAACATGGGTATATGAAATGAGTGACCATTTATGA
- the mvaD gene encoding diphosphomevalonate decarboxylase encodes MKNIGRCRAHTNIALIKYWGKRNNELFLPMNSSLSLTLDAFYTDTSVTLDDTLTEDVFYLNGIKQDKTETTKINRFLNLFRETAKDNTFAKVESYNHVPTAAGLASSASAFAALAGAANSAWKLNLDKQTLSTYARQGSGSSTRSIYGGLVEWNMGEGNLSETSHAIEVDDASWDLGMIIIAINKQQKKLSSRVGMRQTVDTSPFYPVWVTEAKKDLIDIKQAIHEKDFIRLGEITESNGMKMHATMLGATPPISYWEPDSVKAINKVKEIRNNGIPCYVTMDAGPNVKVLCRQSQMSDILNKLEESFTNDQLICSKVGEGIRELTDEEWSY; translated from the coding sequence ATGAAAAATATCGGCAGATGTCGTGCTCATACGAATATTGCATTAATTAAATATTGGGGAAAAAGAAATAATGAATTATTCTTACCTATGAATAGCAGCTTATCATTAACTTTAGATGCTTTTTATACCGATACATCCGTTACACTTGATGATACTTTGACCGAAGATGTGTTTTATTTAAATGGTATAAAGCAAGATAAAACTGAAACAACAAAAATAAATCGATTTTTAAATTTATTTCGTGAAACTGCAAAAGATAATACATTTGCTAAAGTAGAAAGCTATAATCATGTACCAACAGCTGCTGGACTAGCTTCCTCAGCATCAGCTTTTGCTGCACTTGCTGGAGCTGCAAACAGTGCTTGGAAATTAAATCTTGATAAACAAACACTCTCTACCTATGCTCGTCAAGGAAGCGGAAGTTCAACACGAAGTATTTATGGTGGTTTAGTTGAGTGGAATATGGGTGAAGGAAACCTATCTGAAACCAGCCACGCGATTGAAGTTGATGATGCTTCATGGGATTTAGGTATGATTATTATCGCTATCAACAAACAACAAAAAAAACTTTCAAGTCGTGTTGGAATGAGACAAACAGTTGATACATCTCCTTTCTATCCAGTATGGGTTACAGAAGCTAAAAAGGATTTAATCGACATAAAACAAGCCATCCACGAAAAAGATTTTATCAGATTGGGAGAAATTACTGAATCTAATGGAATGAAAATGCATGCCACCATGCTTGGTGCAACTCCTCCTATTTCTTACTGGGAACCAGATAGTGTTAAAGCAATCAATAAAGTTAAAGAAATTCGTAACAATGGCATCCCTTGTTATGTTACAATGGACGCTGGACCGAATGTAAAAGTATTATGTAGACAATCACAAATGTCTGACATCTTAAACAAATTAGAAGAAAGTTTCACAAATGATCAGTTAATTTGCTCAAAAGTGGGAGAAGGCATCAGAGAATTAACTGACGAAGAATGGAGTTACTAA
- a CDS encoding phosphomevalonate kinase yields the protein MIKASAPGKLYIAGEYAVLEPGNPALIVALDQFITVTLKPADKQGSIRSSYSNGISIPWTRKNGKFYMDERDNPFSYIAGSVTIVESYLKELGLPLKYFDLTIESELDNKDGRKYGLGSSGAVTIATIKAILQFYKIDYDAELLYKLSAITHLSLHSNGSFGDLAASSFEGWVAYSCFEKDWVLDRLANKAISLIDLLKEKWPKLMIEPLEAPTNLDLYIGWTGTPASTTLLVDTMNDEQHEMNGFYRDFLKKSADCVTDLIEAFKQSNIERFQEGIRLNRSLLTSLAQKSGVDIETEALLNLCQSAEEFGGAAKSSGAGGGDCGIVLFKKEDDASSMLAQWETHGITNLPLKVYRTPNTTHQSIKAEA from the coding sequence TTGATTAAAGCAAGTGCACCAGGAAAATTGTATATAGCAGGAGAATATGCTGTGTTAGAACCTGGAAATCCTGCGCTAATCGTTGCACTAGATCAATTCATTACTGTAACGCTAAAGCCCGCAGACAAACAAGGAAGTATCCGTTCATCTTATTCAAACGGTATTTCAATTCCTTGGACACGAAAAAATGGTAAATTTTATATGGATGAGCGTGATAATCCTTTTTCTTATATCGCTGGTTCTGTCACGATTGTTGAATCGTACTTAAAAGAATTAGGCTTACCGCTAAAATATTTTGATTTAACCATTGAAAGTGAATTAGACAATAAAGACGGTCGTAAATACGGATTAGGCTCTAGTGGCGCTGTGACGATTGCGACAATTAAAGCTATTTTACAATTTTATAAGATTGATTATGATGCTGAACTACTTTATAAATTATCAGCTATCACTCATCTTTCACTGCATAGCAATGGCTCTTTTGGTGATTTGGCAGCTAGTTCCTTTGAAGGATGGGTTGCTTACTCATGCTTTGAAAAAGATTGGGTACTTGATCGCTTAGCCAATAAAGCCATTAGTTTAATCGATTTATTAAAAGAAAAATGGCCAAAATTAATGATTGAACCACTTGAAGCACCAACTAATTTAGATTTATATATTGGTTGGACTGGAACACCTGCTTCTACCACATTACTTGTTGATACAATGAATGATGAACAACATGAAATGAATGGCTTTTACCGTGATTTTCTTAAAAAAAGTGCAGACTGTGTGACTGATTTGATTGAAGCATTTAAACAAAGCAATATCGAACGATTTCAAGAGGGCATCCGTTTAAATCGTTCTCTTTTAACATCTCTTGCTCAAAAAAGTGGCGTTGATATCGAGACTGAAGCATTATTAAACCTATGTCAAAGTGCAGAAGAATTCGGTGGTGCTGCTAAATCATCAGGTGCTGGTGGTGGTGATTGTGGTATCGTACTATTTAAAAAAGAAGACGATGCATCCTCTATGTTGGCACAATGGGAAACACACGGTATAACGAATTTGCCTTTAAAAGTTTATCGTACGCCAAATACCACACATCAATCAATTAAAGCGGAGGCTTAG
- the fni gene encoding type 2 isopentenyl-diphosphate Delta-isomerase, with translation MNTSWNRKDQHIHYAEMQYSSPKTNGLDGVRFVHQSLSEMSVNDVSLKTTLGDIELDTPFFINAMTGGSQKATIINKNLAEVARDTNLAMALGSISIALKEPQYKESFEIVRKTNPNGILFANLGAHHSIDNAKRAVEMIEANALQLHLNTPQELVMPEGDRNFSDWLTNIEAIVNSLSVPVIIKEVGFGVSKETIKQLTDVGVTIIDVAGKGGTNFIEIENERRDLKEYTYLYDWGQTTAESLLETRIYQDKATFIASGGIKTPLDMLKSFGLGASAVGLSGEFLHLILTKGTHETISQINRFKQELTHLMTLVGAKNIQSLKDKSIVLDNQLLNWCHQRHLPIN, from the coding sequence ATGAATACATCTTGGAATCGAAAAGATCAACACATCCATTATGCTGAAATGCAATATAGTTCACCAAAAACAAATGGTCTTGATGGCGTTAGATTTGTCCATCAATCTCTTTCTGAAATGTCAGTAAACGACGTTAGTTTAAAAACAACTCTAGGTGATATTGAACTAGACACACCATTTTTTATCAACGCGATGACTGGTGGCAGTCAAAAAGCGACAATTATCAATAAAAATTTAGCTGAAGTTGCTCGAGATACAAATTTAGCTATGGCTCTTGGATCAATTAGTATTGCCTTAAAAGAACCACAGTATAAAGAATCTTTTGAGATTGTGAGAAAAACGAATCCGAATGGCATTTTATTTGCTAACCTAGGAGCACATCATTCAATTGATAATGCTAAACGGGCAGTTGAGATGATTGAAGCAAATGCTCTACAACTTCATCTTAATACGCCACAAGAGTTAGTCATGCCTGAGGGAGATCGTAATTTTTCTGACTGGTTAACGAATATAGAAGCAATCGTTAATTCCTTATCTGTTCCTGTTATTATCAAAGAGGTTGGGTTTGGTGTATCAAAAGAAACTATCAAACAATTAACTGATGTCGGTGTAACCATCATTGATGTTGCAGGAAAAGGCGGGACTAATTTTATCGAAATTGAAAATGAACGTCGTGACTTAAAAGAATACACCTACCTCTATGATTGGGGACAAACAACCGCTGAGTCATTACTTGAAACTAGAATCTATCAAGATAAAGCCACCTTTATCGCCTCAGGTGGTATTAAAACACCCCTCGATATGCTTAAATCTTTTGGTCTTGGAGCTTCTGCTGTTGGATTATCTGGAGAGTTCCTCCATTTGATTTTAACTAAAGGGACGCATGAAACAATCAGCCAAATCAATCGATTTAAACAGGAACTCACTCATTTAATGACTTTAGTTGGGGCAAAAAATATTCAATCTTTAAAAGATAAATCAATTGTATTAGACAATCAATTATTAAACTGGTGTCATCAAAGACATCTACCAATAAACTAA
- a CDS encoding DsrE family protein, with translation MKVVLHIHDLIMWSTCLANVNNLLEASEDDEIKNIEVVANGPAIKGYLDPDIGQKIDWLQENRGIVFSSCAKAMSNQDVAKENLLANVQVVASGVYRLVKLQQQGYLYIKV, from the coding sequence ATGAAAGTTGTACTTCATATCCATGATTTAATTATGTGGTCTACTTGTTTAGCAAATGTAAATAATTTGCTTGAAGCAAGTGAGGATGACGAAATCAAAAATATTGAAGTGGTAGCCAATGGACCAGCGATTAAAGGTTATCTTGATCCAGATATTGGTCAAAAAATTGACTGGTTACAAGAGAATAGAGGGATTGTATTTTCTAGTTGTGCTAAGGCAATGTCAAATCAGGATGTAGCAAAAGAGAATTTGTTAGCCAATGTTCAAGTTGTTGCATCAGGGGTTTACCGATTAGTTAAACTACAACAACAAGGATACTTATATATAAAAGTGTAG